In Quercus lobata isolate SW786 chromosome 12, ValleyOak3.0 Primary Assembly, whole genome shotgun sequence, a genomic segment contains:
- the LOC115971659 gene encoding uncharacterized protein LOC115971659 produces the protein MKRYLEEVKNRIDSLEVRFVQIPRRENECADRLAKAALAEFMLVPEQVLSFVQISSLIDDGTNVQEVDSERNWTTPLISYLKTSVLPDENDAARKLKVQAARFVLIKDVLYKRGFSRSYLRCLSHEEANYVMREVHEGICENHSGARSLIHKLIRAGYYWPIMLKDTQAYVKACNKCQRFSNLIRQPSKELTPMTAPWPFAQWGLDIMGPFPTAVRYGIPRVLVSDNGKQFDNSAFRDFCSKLARTPTRETPFRLAYESDIVIPAEVGLTSYQVENYDEIKNEEAMRLQLDLVDEVRVTAEQRMARYQNLMAKHYNSNVKHRDFQAGDLVLRKVMGATRDPSQGKLSPNWERPYRITSWQRKSTYHLKKLDGQKLQHPWNTEHQRKYYQ, from the exons ATGAAGAGATATCTAGAAGAGGTGAAGAATCGAATCGATAGTCTCGAAGTCAGatttgttcaaatcccaaggaGGGAAAATGAATGTGCCGACCGCCTAGCAAAAGCGGCCTTGGCAGAATTTATGCTTGTCCCCGAACAAGTATTGTCATTTGTTCAAATCTCCTCACTGATTGATGACGGAACAAATGTGCAAGAAGTAGATTCTGAAAGAAATTGGACTACGCCATTGATATCGTACCTGAAGACTAGCGTATTACCAGACGAGAATGACGCCGCCAGGAAGTTAAAGGTCCAAGCTGCACGGTTTGTGCTAATAAAAGATGTCTTATACAAAAGAGGATTCTCTCGATCGTATCTGAGGTGTTTAAGCCACGAGGAAGCAAATTACGTAATGAGAGAAGTCCACGAGGGTATCTGCGAAAACCACTCGGGGGCACGGTCATTAATACACAAGTTGATCCGAGCAGGATACTATTGGCCTATAATGCTAAAAGATACACAAGCTTATGTCAAGGCCTGCAACAAATGTCAAAGGTTCAGTAATCTCATCAGGCAACCGTCCAAAGAGCTGACTCCCATGACAGCCCCTTGGCCCTTTGCTCAATGGGGACTAGATATCATGGGCCCCTTCCCAACAGCAGTTAG GTACGGAATACCTAGAGTGCTTGTCTCCGACAACGGGAAGCAATTCGACAACAGCGCATTTAGGGACTTCTGTTCAAAGCTAG CAAGAACACCCACTAGAGAAACGCCTTTTCGACTAGCATACGAAAGTGACATTGTCATCCCAGCAGAAGTAGGGCTCACAAGCTATCAAGTGGAGAACTACGACGAGATTAAGAACGAAGAGGCCATGCGCCTTCAACTCGACCTGGTGGATGAAGTACGAGTGACAGCGGAGCAAAGGATGGCGCGATATCAGAATCTCATGGCGAAACACTACAACTCCAATGTCAAGCATAGAGACTTTCAGGCTGGAGATCTTGTACTACGAAAGGTAATGGGTGCTACTAGAGATCCTTCGCAAGGAAAGCTCAGCCCCAATTGGGAAAGACCCTACAGGATCACATCATGGCAGAGGAAGAGCACCTACCACCTCAAGAAGCTAGACGGTCAAAAACTTCAGCACCCATGGAACACGGAGCACCAACGGAAATACTATCAGTAG